AAATGGGAAAGAGTTGTAAACTCCCTTTTAATTCATCAATGAATATCTCTCAACAACCTCTTCAAAAATTACACTGTGACTTATGGGGTCCTGCTCCCATTTCTTCTTGTCAAAATTTTAAGTATTATGCGATCATAATTGACGATTTCTCGCGTTATTCTTGGCTTATTCCTTTAAAAAGAAAATCTGAATTCTTTGAACAATTTGTTAAATTACAAAAACTCATTGAAAACagatttgaaaagaaaattaagATCTTTCAAAGTGACGGAGGTGGCGAGTTTACTTCTAAACAATTTGAAGCTCATCTACAGCAATGTGGAATTCAACATCAATTTTCTTGTCCTAACCATATATAAATATTGCATAGTTATTAAGCACTTCAATGTCATATACGTTACTATGGAATTCTGATTCCTAATCAAACAAGTATTCCCAATCCAAATCCTATAGTATTTTTCTTCTCATGAATGAGTAGTTAACCAGTTGTTATTTTCCAGTTTATTCATATTTGACTATGTaactattaatttatcttaataACAACCGTACcagtagtattttttttaaacatcacaagtcatttcttttaaaaactattaaaattattaggAATTATATTCATTATAATGTACAAAATTTGATTACATTGTTCttttaataaaacataataaatgtGAATATATCATAAACATATGACCTTTCTTAAACATTTCTAGTAAAACTTGTGTTAAATTATAACCGTGTGCAGTGATAAAGCCAAGTTAGAATTTCAGGTAAggcacaatttaattaaaaatatactacTCCCTCTATTCTGAAATAGTTGTCACTTTAAGGAgatttttttgttccataatactTGTCATTTTAGAATACCAAAAAAGCattttattgctatttttccatatATATCCCTCATCAATtcattgaaaaaatacaaaaatataaataaaaagtcatactaattaatattaacaagttttaagaaaggctaatttaataaaaatacttacaattttaaacatatttgttgatttcttaatttgtgtgaaaatggctaaagcgacaactatttcaGAATGGAAGGAGTATTATATTTCTCCTTCTAAAATTGATAGGCAATTTAGAACAAAtacgaatattaaaaaaatttaaattctctaGATAAAAGAGCTAGTATATGAAAAAATATCACATTTGCCATTATTTAATATAGTAgtaattcttaatttttatttatttttgttatctttTCAAGATATTCCCTATAATTAACAAGAGTATATTTGACAATTGTTCAATAAAGTAAATATTTAGTGCCtataatttaatacaaataaactTGAAATAGTGTCTATTAATTTTAAACGGAGAAAAGTATTAACTTCATGAAGATtttctaaactattttttactcatgagttttttttaaaaaaaaattatttttccctTACATTTGAGTTTCCTTGTAggaaaaaatatgatattttggACCTATACCCATGTGCGTAATAATAACTAACTCAAAAAAAGTTAAGCACAACACCATAAAAATaggattaatttcatataaaatcaccatctttacacgttttttcattttaatcatgttttttaaaaagtgtcaaataaaatcaccacctatcatttttttgcaaatttttcATCGATGAGTAAATTTTGATGTCTTTTTCCTtccaaataaatgttttaatttgattaatgcTCTATTAACACTCAAAATGCATTCCtcttactcttttcttgttgattccggttgtcgagtcaattaaaatacaccgaattttcacatttgatagatttgcaaaaaaatgaaagttggtgattttatttgacactttttaaagtatgtgattaaaatgaaaaaacgtgtaaaggtggtgattttatatagaATTAACCCATAAAAATATACACCATAAAATATAACTATTAGATATTtaagatgaaacattttcatataatttatttatttttaggattttttaagtaattttttattttattttttgaggtAAGACTCAGGCACTACCTGTGTCTATCTTATCTCGTCTCTGATCGTGAGAAATTAGAATagtatcaaaaatttataaaagtttactTAAAGTctaatatattttatagattatttgtaaatatttttagtcaattttgaactaatttattttagaaataaatcaaataaataaaatttataaaaaaaaaaaagttatcaaTTAGATCCATTTGTGTTCATCAGTACTTTGGGTATAATTGAAACCAATTATTAAACTATTGAGTTGAACtagtaaaatattttagttaatataCTAGTATTATTTTGGATATACAAATACATTTTTCCAAGgcttaataatataaaatattttacccTTTGTTCTATAGACttactttttaaaatctttaattttacctcatgttttaatttttatatcaattatacttatttgtttaaattagagtAAAACAAGAGTCTAATAAATTTCTCATATTGCTTTATTATTggaatttattaataataaaaatacaaattaaaataatataaaataatatacaccatatattaaaaaaaaaattattccaatttgaataaatgaatacaatttaaagtcaaaattaaaaaataaattaaaaattttaaaaagcgagagtataaatagaaaattaaaaaagatggaGGATGAACCTTTTTTCAGAAGAAAACTGACGGTGTAAAAAGATTGAGACGAGGAACAACACCGCCACGGACCACCGTGCACAGCCGCTGAAGCTTTTAGCCACCATTACCGTTTTCCTAAACAGTGAGTTCTCTATGAACCCGTTTCTTTCTTTCTGTTTTCCCctttgagattaggttttagtTAATTGTTCACACGGTGTTCGATGATTTGCCTCAATGAAGCAAAATTTCTCTTTATTTACTTACAACACTGTTTAACACATATATTAGCTACCCTTTTCTTAATTTTACAATCCTTAATTGCTTTGTTGAGTCTTGGTCCTGATTTAATGTTATGCAGTTGCTAAGTAATAACTACTTTATACTAGGTAATTATTGACTATAGCAACAATGAAAGAAGCAGAAGTTAACAGATGCCAGATTCAACAATGGTACCCCAAATTCAAGTCTGTTTCAATCAAAACTATAATTCATGAACTTCCCGAGTCTTTCGTCGAGTATCTTCTTGATGATTCGGGGCCCTTTGTCCTACCCTTGTCTGTTTCTAATGAAGATGCTTTCCCTAGTAGAGTTCATAATCCAATTGATGAAGAAGATTATCAAGTGTCGGAAGGTTCCGGTGATGAAGCGGAGAAGCCTCTGCCGCCTCCTTCTTTTCCGGAACTTGAATTGAAGGTTAAGGAATCGATTGAAACCCTTGGAGGTGCTGTTTTTCCTAAACTGAACTGGAGTTCCCCGAAAGACTCGGCTTGGATTAGCTCATCTGGGACCCTCCGGTGCACTTCGTTTAGTGAGATTGTGCTATTGTTGCGGTCATCTGACTCGTTGGTTCATGATTTATGTCATGCTTATGATTCCTGCAGCGATAAAACCTTGTCAAGACCGTCAAGTTTCTTTCTTTCACTTCGGAAATGGTATTCGTCTTTGAAGCCTGAAATGGAATTTCGATGCTTTGTATCGGGTCATCAGCTTGTTGGTATATCTCAGCGTGAAGTCACCACATTTTATCCGGTTCTTGTTGAGAATAAAGTTGATCTTCAAATGTTGATCGAAgatttcttttttgattttgtGAGAATGAAATTTGAATCAGAGAATTACACATTTGATGTTTATGTCACGAAGGATGAGCGTGTCAGGATTATGGATTTTAATCCTTGGGGTGCGTTTACGCTTCCATTGCTTTTTACATGGGAGGAACTGGAGCAGAATGTGAGACGAGAAGAGGCGAGCGTGGACTTTAGAGTTGTTGAGAGCCGATGTGGTATTCGGCCAGGTCTAAAAACAGCAGTACCGCTGGATTATATCGATACTAGTCCAGGGAGTGGATGGGATCAGTTTTTGAGGAAAGTTGATGCAGAATTCCAGCAGCAAATAATATCTCCCGGAGAAGGAGCTGATGCATGAGAATTTTGGTAATGCTCTTCCCTGCCTGCTGTTATTTCTTTCTGTAATAGTCTCCGGTCTTCTGTCCTTGCCCTCAAAATAGGTATTTGTGTTGAAAATAATTTGTGTTAACAATGACAGCTTCTCAACTTTCATAAAAACATATGGTGCTTTTAAGAATGGTACTCGTTGTATACTTAGTTACTTACCTACAAATCACATATCTCCGGGTTACCCGTTGTTGGCCAATAGGACGGGGGACAGTTATCTTCTATCACCTCAGGGGCTTCTCTTAGGATATGCTTGTATTGGTTAAGCCTTTCGACGGAAATGATGTAATTTGCTATGGTGCACTGATTTGAATTGAGACAACCAAAAACATGTTTAAGGAAAGACCATAAGAAAGTGCCATTCCAATCAGTCCTGCATAGACAATAGTCATCATAACTATCAAGCATACATATACACTAGACCTGGCAATTTCAGACATAACACGTAGTTAAACGGATTTGTATTTGATGTAAACAGAATTTGATCATAATTgggtcaacccgtttatgacacgattaATTTCGTTTCTAAATGGGTTATACTCGTCTAACCCGTTTAAACACATTCAAACACGATtaactagttttaattaaatttatttattttaaaatttaaatgttattaaatccttcattcttatttattttttatattatataattacaattgtatttatctcaaaatatagtaataattcttttagttttaaattaaataatttataaattatttaaataattaaatgggtttaaatatgtcattttaaaaatgttttcttATGAGTTTTCAAGAGtttcggtttccgaaacgtttgggACACAAAACTTTATCAAAGTTTCCATGCTTCTTAGACGTATGTTTATTTAGAACGATCGCAGGTTTGTTTACATAAAAGCAACAGTTAATTCTAATCTAATTCTACTATATACTGATCATATATATaacttattttcaaatttacatATACAACATATATCACCGTCGagaaaattgttttatttttccatttttggtATTTCTCATGACAGCGTTTTGTTTCCGTACTACATAGATGGTAACTTGCAAGTCAAAAGCTAACATTCTAATGAAAAACTTGCAATCAATTTCTGTAAAAACTATGTACACATGGGCGTTAGACTAAACAAGATCAAATACCAAATAAGGGGTCACTTGCACCAAAGATGGCAGCATTAAACTGTCTTGTATTCAAATCACTCCCATCCAAAGCAGAACCAAATCTATCAAGCTGCTGAGTTGCGCTAAGGTTCTCAGTCTCCTCTACCCTCGATTCGGAGGTCATACCGATGTCATCAAATTGGATCGGATCCATTTCCGAAGATTTTGATCTCATTTGTCTCGTCAACTTGAGATTGTAATTTATATACACAAGGTCATTAAAGGTTTCTTTATCGATCTTATTGCGTTTTCAGAGTGAATTATTTGCTGAATGTATTCCAGTGTCTTTCAAACGTAAAAGTGCTACAAAGTTGACTCAGGATTCTGATGGCAACTGGTTGCAACACTGGCGCAGAGTCGACAAATTGTTCCCACCAAAGCCCTGCAACAAGTCCGCAGTAAGTTTTTAAGACCGGCATATAAACGGTACAAACAAAACTTGGCACTTGAGCATAAATTCTGGCCACAAACTCGAAGGATAATTGAGGCCGATAATTGAAATTTATCCAGGAAACTACTATGAAGTTTTGcaagaaacatatcaaaactCAATCTATAAAAGTCTAAACAACTAGATATTTTCGGATTATGAGATTTGTAAAAACAGGGATTCTAATTCTCAGTCCAAAAGTTGCAATTGTGCACAtataagaacaaaaaaaagaactCTAAAGACCATCTTAAGCAACGTTGAAGTTTTGACAGAAAAGACCACCTATTTGCTTTCATCTAGGCAAAGAACATAAACTGTTCTGTAACTGGCCTTTCGTGCGCGAGCACACACAAGGGGTTCATCTATAGTTGTCAAGAGACCAAAAactcatatataaattatccaAATATCCATCTCGAATCAGCATAATCCAGTAAAATGCAGCCAGATAAAAGACAGTAAGTAATGCATGGCTATCAGATCAAGCATCAAGGAATTGTTGTATATAAACTTCGACAGTGTCTGCGCTTGTAAGATACGTCTGTTCGCACGATCTATCTTAGCGAACTCCTCCTAGATTAAGTTTATACATTGAGAAGCACAAGGAGATACAAAAATGGTTCTATAGTTCTGCAAAATATGGCTGCCAATACCAGTATAATTGAAACTACTATCCATAATTATCTGCACAACATTTTCAGCACCAAAGTCTTGGATAACAGAATCAAATAAATCCGCGAGGCACTTGGTATTCGTAAAGTACGATGATGCATCTACAGACTTGTGAAAGAGGGTTCTCGAGGGCGAGGAAACAAAAAATGTTAACTAGAGCTCGAGATTTGTTGTCAGTCCATGTGTTAGCAATGATGCTAGTACTACAACCTGTGGTAGCCGAGTCTTCCTCGATATCTTTCAATTGCTAGCTCATTTCATACTAAATCCTTTCCAACCATATACTAGTCTTTAAGAATTCTGCTGAAGGACCTGTAAATCCTGCACCACATTTTTCTATTGCATCGATCATAACGTGATAGGACGGAGAACGAGCAACACTAAAGTTCAGATTATTTTCAAAGACGAAGAACGCGATACTTCTTTCAGAATTTTCTTGATTACTTAAAGAGAAAGGAACAATTGATGCAGCAATAGGATAAATTTTAGCAGCCTGAACTTGCTGATTATATTGATAAACTTTTGTGGCCTTGCAGTTTAGCCTATACAATGGAAAATTATGCAACACAACTATAGGGCCATgttattcgtgcaacaaactaatAATGCGTTAGCTAATGATATTGTGTGGGAAAAACGGTCCTATAAAATAGGTAAAAAGAATGACATTTGTAAGAAGCTGAATAACTATGTGTCAGTGTTTATGCATACAAGCTAGGGAGCACGGACACTCGATTCAATCAACGTGTACGGTTTCGGACACTACAAGTGATCAATTACAAATTCTAAAAGTTCAATGATAACAAATGATAAATTACAGGTTAGGATTACATTTTCTTGTATAAATAATTACATTGGAGTTCAAGTTAATAGTTAGCTTAACTCGGTGGAAATTTAGGATTATATAATAGGATTAACTAACACAAACGCATGTCGTTTTAGAAATAGAGTGGGAAAAAAagcagaaaaaagaaaaagactaTCAAAGCCTGGTTTCGATCCAGGGACCTGAGGCTTATGGGCCCTCCACGCTTCTGCTGCGAACTCTGATCACTATTATTTACATGGTCaagaaaaattatatgaatttgaaaaGTTGAAACAGTTCAATTTCCAAACAGATCCTCAACTTAGCCATTATTTTAAGAGTCGATTATATTCGATTAATTTAACCGGTTTGATCCATAATATAAGGTAACttcattttgattatttttaaaactggaatacattttaatttttttaattagaaaaaagagcaaaattaaaaattattgaattggTTAAACCGTTGGTCCTTTGATTATTTATTAGAGAGTGTGAtctatttactaattttttaatatattttaaaattttaaaataattattttaaaaatatatactctCTCCATTCTAATAGAGTATATTTTACCGTTATCACAC
This window of the Mercurialis annua linkage group LG5, ddMerAnnu1.2, whole genome shotgun sequence genome carries:
- the LOC126680554 gene encoding uncharacterized protein LOC126680554 → MKEAEVNRCQIQQWYPKFKSVSIKTIIHELPESFVEYLLDDSGPFVLPLSVSNEDAFPSRVHNPIDEEDYQVSEGSGDEAEKPLPPPSFPELELKVKESIETLGGAVFPKLNWSSPKDSAWISSSGTLRCTSFSEIVLLLRSSDSLVHDLCHAYDSCSDKTLSRPSSFFLSLRKWYSSLKPEMEFRCFVSGHQLVGISQREVTTFYPVLVENKVDLQMLIEDFFFDFVRMKFESENYTFDVYVTKDERVRIMDFNPWGAFTLPLLFTWEELEQNVRREEASVDFRVVESRCGIRPGLKTAVPLDYIDTSPGSGWDQFLRKVDAEFQQQIISPGEGADA